Genomic segment of Panicum virgatum strain AP13 chromosome 9N, P.virgatum_v5, whole genome shotgun sequence:
TTAGTATCTTATGTTACAAAAGTTTTTCTCAAATGACAATAATATTACCAAAAAAATTTAATGAGTAGAGTGCATGCAAAATATCTCATCAAATGATTAAGGTTAACTGCGCATTATGATTCATTGGTATTACcagaaaaacagcaaacaattGAGCAACTAAGGTTTTTCATACTTAAAAACTAAATGATTGAGGAATTAATAAGAAAAATTGACTACAGATAAACCATTAAAAAACAGAAGCATTTGAAAGGTACACATAAGAATGTCTGTATGGCAGATTTTCAAGAAACCAAATATGAGTGCAGAGGATAATCACATTTCTAAATCTTCATAGGATAAACGACATTGCTAACCTGCTGTTTCACTTTCTTGAAATCCAGCAAACGCAAATGCTTCAATTTATGGATGACATATAGCCTGTAGTCTGGCTGCTTAGTAACAGTATTATCCAGTAAACTGAGATATTGTAGCTTTGGAAGAGATGCCAGGGGATCGATCTCCGCAAGGTTTGTCAGACGGTTGTTTGTGAGCACAAGAGTATGCAGCTTTGGCAAAAACTCTACAAGCAAAAatccaagaaaaaaataaataactgCCAGGTGTGGAGCAGACTACGGGAGTGAGGAGTCACAAAACACAGAATAGAGTAGTTCTCTTACCACCAAGATTGGGATTGATACGCGTGATTCTGTTATTGTTAACTAGTAGAGTGCCAAGACGATTCAAGTATGGGAAGTTTTCAAGCTTGACAATCTCATTGTCCGACAAGTCAATCGTGTCAAATTGGTCCTGTAGAGAGAATAAAAAGAAAATCCTGTTAAGAAAAAGCTATAGAAGGAACAAATACAACTACATCAAATGAGTTCAAAAAATCATTGTTCCAATTCCAATCAATACAGATAACCAAATATCGAATGATTGCTAAGTAAATGAATGAAATATTCAAGATGTGGATAACCCAGAGTAACAGATATTGGATGGGCACTATATTAACACATATAAAACTTATATATGTTCTTTATAACCCtcaaactaaaaaaaaaggATGACAAACAGTATGATAGACTATTAGACGACATATCACGCACAGAAGAAAGGATGTATATAGAACATCAAAGATGTGATGCTCAAATCAATGTTCACTACTGAAACGTTGGCCTCTTGTAAAAACATACAAGACCCTTCGATACATCAGCCTCCTCACTACCTTGCTAATAAGTTGCTTGAGCCTCTGGGATCAGCTTTTCCAAACAGTAAGTCAATATTGAAAATACAACCCTCTTTGGTTTACCCACCAATGCTCACAAATTTATAAATGATACCTACGCTAGGGCAAAAGGTGTACCAGCCAATATGCCAAGGATAACCTATCTGACAGACGATTTAGCTACAAAATTAATATGTGATTACTTAGCGCCAACCGTAATTCGACAGTTAAAGCAATACTGACGAAAAATGAAATTCCCAGAATTTAAGTATACATGTCCAAACGACTGAAAATGAATCCCAAACACTAGCATTGCTCGTGAATTCAAAAGGAATCGGACCACACCCCTACCAAGCACATGGATTGCAGGGCAGCGTGCATTGTGTACCTAATCATGTAAGCAGGTAGTGTGCCAATACAAATGGGCATAAAAGGATTTTAAAGGTAGCAGCCCGGCGGAGCTCACCTCAGTGGCTCCGACGTTCTCGATTACGGCGATCTTGTTGCCTGCAgcgaaggagagagagagcaagaGCGTAAGCTTTCAAAGAGCAAATCAGAGAACCCTAGATCTACCAGGCGGTCGAGCGAGTGAGCAACCTCGGAGGTCGAGCTCGCGCTCCTTGATGGCGTTGAAGAAGTGCGGGCTCTTCCATATCAGGTCGGCGGTGAGCCTGACCATGGCGGGAGGTaggctgcggcggccgccgcggcttgGGAAAAAACGGGGAGAAAAGGGGAGGGGGTCGGCGAGGCCTACAAACGAAAAAACCCTAGTCGACTGTCGAGCAGAGCGgggcgggcgcggggcggcgcgaGATGGAAGCCGTGCGCCGTCGCCAGTCGGTCCCGAACGGATCGTTGGGCTGGAATTTGATGCAGGTTTGTGAAATTACAATATGCCGCTAAGAGCGACTGTTATGATATATTTGTTTTGGCATTAATAGCAACAAAGATTCAACATGTCAGTTTTAGTATGCTCCATTctatataaaattatttttagacATCATGTGAATTTGGATTAAAAGTTAATTTGGTTGGGAAGCGATAGAATTGATGATCGTAGTCTAGCTTTGAAAAATATTGCAATGTTATTATAACATGTTAGATTTTTAAAATGAAAAGGCCATTTTATGATTGCAAGCAATTGTACGTATCTATTCAACTAGCAGAACAAAAAATTACACCAATTTATTAGCTTAAACTATTATAATAATTTCAAACCGCTCCTAGGTGGAATTTGTCTCTTTTGCTTATCTCTGTATATTGTGTATAAGTTAATctattaattttaattttgcAAGAAATTAATATAGCGTGAATGTTAAACTATTATTAGATTCTCTTAACCTATAAATTGAGCCAATTTACATAATTCGTAGGAATAAATCAAATCAAACTTTTATTTGAGGCTTAAGTGGTCAAATGGATTGTTCATAGTAGTATAATAGtattttttctgcatttttacAATGCATTTTATGAACTATGGTTAAAGTGTTGGAAGAGAAATCTTGCAAGTGAGATAAATACCTACTCTAATTCTGAGAAAATTAGTTTGGAGGTAAACTAACGCAgatttgaactctgttgttcaATTGAACTTCTTAAGTTGACATATATCGGTAGGAATGGTTTGTTGCGGTGTTGAGATGTCCATGAGAAAGAACTAGTAGCGCAAAGCagaatataaatatatttaaactagtgtaatcacATAATAACTGCACGACTATTTGATTTTAATCTGCTGCAACTGGGAACAACAATTGCCTGGCCAGTATAACGTCATCAAATCGCCGTCCACTTGTTGTTAACGGAGAACTAACG
This window contains:
- the LOC120687426 gene encoding U2 small nuclear ribonucleoprotein A'-like, which produces MVRLTADLIWKSPHFFNAIKERELDLRGNKIAVIENVGATEDQFDTIDLSDNEIVKLENFPYLNRLGTLLVNNNRITRINPNLGEFLPKLHTLVLTNNRLTNLAEIDPLASLPKLQYLSLLDNTVTKQPDYRLYVIHKLKHLRLLDFKKVKQQERVAAAQKFHSKEAEEEAKKVPVKTFTPGQPDAQDTINEVQAPKVVAPTPEQITAIKAAIANTHTLEEAARLEKALNTGQVPAEFAMPKPDTNMAEASEEAEKMDTDGQNQESEADGQKQDDESTPIQED